In the genome of Microcoleus vaginatus PCC 9802, the window TATTCCGCCTACCTTTATATCTGATCAGCCCGCAGTAAATTCTTTTACCAGCAGCCAACTTTCTCTGAAATTAGGCAGTCGAGTTATTCCTCTGAGTGCGGGAACTCAACTATTCAACTCTGACATACCGAGTTTAACAGCCGCAGCCTCTAACGGTCTTGTAGCTATAGTCACTTCTCGATCGAGAAACGAGCTTTCGTTAGGATTGACCAATTTGTGCGATCGCGCTTGGTGGGCTACAGACATACAAGGCGATATAAAAATGGTAGAACCTGAAACTACCCTGACTTTGGCGTTGGGAACTCAAATCGAATTCGGTGAAATTGACGGCGAAATTGTGTAAGTAAGTAGGTAGGTACAAACTTATCAAATAACATCATTTACAATAAGCCTTTCATGGGCGGGCAAGATGCCCACCCCACCAGAAAATTTACTCTTTGTGGAACGGGCATCTTGCCCGTTCTTAATAATAATTCAAGCAGAACTGCCGCTAACTCCAGTAATTACCGCCGCACCAATCAAATGAGCCAAACGCAAAGCTTCAGGAACTTTCCCAGTGTCTGTCAAACGCTGAAGGACCAGCGCAATTACTTCGGGTTGTTCGCCGCACACTTGAAAAAAGAAAGGTTCAAAAGCGTGAATTTTCCCGGCGCGACGCAACAATTCTAAACGGTATTCCGAGTCGGGTAAATGGCGGAGCGCTTTTTCAACAGCAGCTAAATCTGGTTGGCGGCGCATGACAGCAACGCAAGGAATTTGCAGCCGCGATGCTAACTCGGGAAGGTCAATAATATTGAAGCCGCCGAAAGCAATTCCGTCTAGCAAAACCAGATGCAATTGCGGCAGAAATTTGCCTCCGAGGAGTAGCCCAGAAATAGCATCCGTGGCATCTAATCCGTCTGGGAAAACTTGTCCCCACACCATTCCTTCAAATCGAGTTCCCCCGCAGACTATGCCCGCGATCGACACTAGACTGCCGCTTGTGCGAGAAAACGGAGCGTCGTCAAAGCCAATAACCTTAATTGTGCGATCGAGCCTCAGCAAATCTGCCAGTTTCAACTTATGGAGTTCCCTAAGCTAAAGTTTTTGAGATTAGGTTGTGTTTTACATAGTATCATATACCTTAAATAGCTCATTACTAAAAAGGTTTTAGACAATTGGCAAAAAAATACGTAGCAGCGATCGACCAAGGAACCACCAGTACCAGATTTATCATATTCGATCGCCTGGGACAGATAATATGCAGCAACCAACAAGAACACCAGCAAATCTATCCCCAACCAGGATGGGTTGAGCACAATCCCGAGGAAATTTGGCACCGCACCCAAAGCGTGATTAAAAATGCCCTCGAAATCGGCAATATCGACCCGAAAGATATTGCTGCCCTCGGTATTACGAACCAGCGCGAAACTGCAATTGTTTGGGACAGAAAAACTGGCAAGCCTTACGGCAATGCGATTGTTTGGCAAGATACCCGCACTCGCTTTATTTGCGATCAATTAGCTGAAGTTGAGGGCAAAGATCGATTTCAAAAACGATGCGGTTTGCCGCTGGCTACTTATTTCAGCGGGCCGAAAATTAAGTGGATGCTGGACAATATTCCAGGATTGCGGGAAGCTGCAAATCAAGGAGATGCTATTTTTGGCAATGTGGATACTTTTCTGATTTGGCACCTGACTGGCGGCGCGCACATTACCGATGTTACCAACGCCAGCCGCACGATGCTGATGGATTTGCAAACCCTCGATTGGGATGCCGAAACTTTGGAAATAATGGCAATTCCCCGCCAGATGCTGCCAGAAATTCGCCCTTCGAGTCAAGTTTTTGGAACTGCAAAAGGATTGCTTGCAGGTGTTCCAATTGCTGCTGCTTTGGGCGATCAGCAGGCCGCTCTCGTCGGGCAAACTTGTTTCAGTCCCGGGGAGGCAAAAAATACTTACGGTACGGGCTGTTTTATGCTGCTGAATACTGGTGAGGCGATCGTCCCTTCAAAAAACGGGTTGCTGACAACAGTCGCCTACCAGATGGGGGAATCGCCCGCTGTGTATGCTTTGGAAGGCAGTATTGCGATCGCCGGAGCTCTAGTGCAGTGGCTGCGGGACAATTTGGGCATCATCAACACATCTGCGGAAGTAGAAACATTAGCAAATACAGTCGAAGACAGTGGCGGAGTTTACGTTGTCCCGGCTTTTTCTGGACTCTACGCGCCCTATTGGAAAGACAGTGCCCGGGGAGTAATTGCAGGTTTAACTCGCTACGCGACTAAGGCACACATTGCCCGCGCAGTATTGGAAGCTACAGCCTGGCAAACGCGAGAAGTATTGGATGCGATGAATCAGGATTCGGGTGTGCAGCTTTTGTCTTTAAAAGTAGACGGAGGAATGGTGGGAAATCACACGCTGATGCAGTTTCAGAGTGATGTTTTGGGAGTGCCTGTGGTGCGACCTGTGGTAGCAGAAACTACTGCACTCGGTGCTGCTTATGCGGCCGGTTTGGCGGTGGGTTTTTGGAGTCAGCTAGCCGAATTGCGGGACAATTGGGCTGTGGATTGTACTTGGGAACCAAAAATGCCGATCGCACTTCGCGAACAAAAATATCGCTTTTGGAAAAAAGCAGTTTCCCGCACATTCGATTGGGAAGAATGAATGGCTGAGTTAACCCCAAAATGCGTATTTAGTGATATCATTAAATTCAGCACTATTTTTCAAATTTCAAATAAATGATTTCGCTAAAGAACTTAAAAAAAATTCTCACCGCCTTTCTATTGATACTGACACTGGCATTTGTAGAAATCGCCACTAATTCCCAAATCGCCCTCGCAGATACAGCTACAAATCCCACAACGGCAGCCGAAGTCTTCAGCGCCAACTGTGCAGGCTGTCACATCAACGGCAGCAACATTATCAGGCGCGGCAAAAACTTGAAACAAAAAGCTTTAAAAAAATACGGTATGGATTCCATCGCCAACATTTCCAACTTAGTAATCAACGGCAAAGGTATTATGCCCGCTTACAAAGATCGTTTATCTGAACAACAAATTATCGATGTTTCAGCTTACGTGCTATCCCAAGCCGAAACCGATTGGAAATAGAACCTTGGTAGATTATTTATAGCTTAGGCAATCTTGCCACAGACATCAGATATTTCTTTACCGCAGGTTGAAGCGCGAACAGAGTTTCACTTTCGGCTTGGACTGTTTCAATTAGCGATCGCCTTAAAAGCGATTCCAGCGCCTTCAGCAATTCTGAATCCCGATCTTGCTGAATATTTGAGTACAAATTTTCACACCCAACAGGCTTGACTTCTTTCGTCATACTGTGTACTAACTGAATTTCTAATGCTGATAAGCGATGAAACTGCCGAGAAAACGTATCGCTATAATCTCCCAGCAACGGCCCATTTCTTAAAAAGTTAGCAATGCTTCCGCCAAACATATCATTAATAGTTGTTGTTACTATTTTTAACGCTAAAGGATTGCCACTGTAAGCTTCTATTAATTCTGAGTATTGACCTTCTTCAGACAAACCCTTATTTTTAAATATTTCCACTGCCGCTTGTCCCAAACTACCCAATTTTAATGACCGTACAGATTGATTTTCACCTTCTAACGCTGCAATTTCTTTAGGTTTTTCACAGCTAGTCAACACTAAGCAACTTTGATGCTGCAATTCTCCTAATTGTTTCAGAAGTTCCCCATATGCTTCATACCCTTTTCGATAGTTTCCTGTTAACTGCCCAGCGCTGAAAACAGCTTCCCACCCATCTAAAATTATCAAGCATCGATGCTTTTGTAAACAGTGAATCAGGCGCTGGATAGCCTCAGCGATGATTGTCGGTTATATTGCATTTGTGGAAGCAATTAGACTGTCCCGGAAAAATTCAAGCGGCGCTTGAAAAAAGTTTTTTTTAGAGTGGATAACTAACCGCAATTTCTCTAAATCGCTTAGCGGTTGATCGGATAAACATTCGATTAAATTTACCAGAGTATATGCCAAGAGAGGTGCATGACTGAGGTTGAGCCAAATCCCGCACTCAAACTGGTATTTAATCATATTTATTAGCTTAGAGGCTAAAGCAGTTTTGCCAATGCCACCCATACCCAATATAGCAACTAAGCGAGAGTTTTCCTGTAAAATCCATTGCCTTAAGTTACCAAGTTCTGTTGTACGCCCGTAGAAAATAGACGTATCTACCCCCAGCCCCCATTCAGTTGGATTTTCGATGGGAGATTGGGGAGCTTGGGCAGAATTTATCAATGTAGAATGCAATGTTTCTCCGCTACTCTTTTGTTTATAACCACATCTTTCTAGCATACTTGGGATTTCTTTCCAGTCTTTGGGGTGTTGCAGCGTCAAAACTTCTATGTAGCGATACAGCCCTCTTGATAAATCTACTCTAATACCCGTGCATTCACGATGGAGTTCGACGGCAATTTCCGACGGACTATAATTGCAAAGCAATCCTCGCAAGTACGTTTTTTCTAAAGGGGTGAGTCGCTGCTTTCTACTGGTGGCATATTCTTGCTTCGCCGCTGTCAAGTCTGCATATAACTGTGGGAGATTCCATCCAGCCTCAGCTTCTATAAACTTCTGTGCTGGTATTTGTAAAGGTTTATTTCGCTGTGTGTCATGTAGATTCATAATAAGTAAACACCCCGTCAACTCGATTATTGTAGGATTTTGGAGAAATGGTATTACTTAGCGATCGCAGCTTACCATTATACTCCCACAGGACTTACGCATAGACAAAGTAATTCTGTGGTAGCTACCTCATAGGTATAACTACGAGCTATACCGAAACTTTCTGTATAATATACGAAATTGAGTAGATAGGCGGACTAATTTTATAATAACAATTAGGATCGTTTTCAAGCGCTAACTATATAATCAAAGTTTCAGGCTTTCCGCAAGCCCCCATACAAACGGTAGAATGGCATTTTTAGGATCTCATTCAATATTTTAAAGATAAATTTTGTTTAATTCCCGCTAAGTATTCTTAATTAAATTAAAACCGATAATTTTAATTTGGTGTAGGTTTCAGAAAAATACCTAATAAAACTACTAATAGCCGTTAGGTGGCTTATCGATCTTGAGTATTTTATAAATGTAGAGAGCAGGATTTTATAGCACCTACTACCAGAAAAGTTAAGAGGACAGCTTAAATGGCATCAATTCAACTGACAAATCGGCTAACTGCAACTGACAAGAATATCCCAACTCCCGTACCGTTCGATCCTCCTGGTATAACAACTCGCGCTAAAGATTACCTCTTAGAGGTAGAGTTAGTTAATCAGCCAATATCAATCGAGCTTTTTAAAGATCTGAACACTGACTTCGACCCTTATGTGCAAGTCTTTCAGGTACCCAAAGGCAGCAGGGGTGCGAATGTCGCTGATACGGGTCTTCTTGTTGCTCAGGATGATGATAGCGGCAGCGGCAACAGCGTACTAGACTCAGAAATACCGGGTATCGAGACCGA includes:
- the glpK gene encoding glycerol kinase, yielding MAKKYVAAIDQGTTSTRFIIFDRLGQIICSNQQEHQQIYPQPGWVEHNPEEIWHRTQSVIKNALEIGNIDPKDIAALGITNQRETAIVWDRKTGKPYGNAIVWQDTRTRFICDQLAEVEGKDRFQKRCGLPLATYFSGPKIKWMLDNIPGLREAANQGDAIFGNVDTFLIWHLTGGAHITDVTNASRTMLMDLQTLDWDAETLEIMAIPRQMLPEIRPSSQVFGTAKGLLAGVPIAAALGDQQAALVGQTCFSPGEAKNTYGTGCFMLLNTGEAIVPSKNGLLTTVAYQMGESPAVYALEGSIAIAGALVQWLRDNLGIINTSAEVETLANTVEDSGGVYVVPAFSGLYAPYWKDSARGVIAGLTRYATKAHIARAVLEATAWQTREVLDAMNQDSGVQLLSLKVDGGMVGNHTLMQFQSDVLGVPVVRPVVAETTALGAAYAAGLAVGFWSQLAELRDNWAVDCTWEPKMPIALREQKYRFWKKAVSRTFDWEE
- a CDS encoding cytochrome C6, with amino-acid sequence MISLKNLKKILTAFLLILTLAFVEIATNSQIALADTATNPTTAAEVFSANCAGCHINGSNIIRRGKNLKQKALKKYGMDSIANISNLVINGKGIMPAYKDRLSEQQIIDVSAYVLSQAETDWK
- a CDS encoding DUF99 family protein, with amino-acid sequence MKLADLLRLDRTIKVIGFDDAPFSRTSGSLVSIAGIVCGGTRFEGMVWGQVFPDGLDATDAISGLLLGGKFLPQLHLVLLDGIAFGGFNIIDLPELASRLQIPCVAVMRRQPDLAAVEKALRHLPDSEYRLELLRRAGKIHAFEPFFFQVCGEQPEVIALVLQRLTDTGKVPEALRLAHLIGAAVITGVSGSSA